From the Hymenobacter yonginensis genome, one window contains:
- a CDS encoding bifunctional GNAT family N-acetyltransferase/carbon-nitrogen hydrolase family protein, whose protein sequence is MDKVYSNMEGAWSQEEYNNLLKKFPEGQICIEDNGQVVAAALAIIVQYSDFGDRHTYAKITGHGKFDTHNADGDTLYGVDVFVDPEYRSLRLGRRLYDARKELCENLNLRAMVAGGRIPGYNQYAEEMTPAKYVEMVRNKELTDPILTFQLSNDFYVRKIIRGYLPYDSESKAYATLLEWINVYYDEEFDKLIGNQKSNVRIGIVQWQMRATKNLEDFFQQIEFFVDTVSGYKADCVLFPEFFNAPMMALTNEESPSVAIRSMAAFTEPIKTKMMELAVSYNINVIAGSMPLYEDGKLYNVSYLCRRDGTVDEQYKLHVTPDEASYWGMRGGDKLRCFDTDFGKIGILICYDVEFPELSRMLSDEGMKILFVPFWTDTKNAYQRVRLCAQARAIENECYVAITGSVGNLPRVENMDIQYSQSAVFSPSDFAFPHDAIVAEATPNTEMTLIADLDLDLLKDLNTSGAVRNLRDRRKDLYSLSWSKKTERDDELLAQGEERAPKTASKRKAVSAG, encoded by the coding sequence GGTGTACTCCAACATGGAGGGCGCCTGGTCGCAGGAAGAGTACAATAACCTGCTCAAGAAATTCCCCGAGGGCCAGATCTGCATCGAGGACAACGGGCAGGTGGTGGCGGCCGCACTGGCTATCATTGTGCAGTACTCCGACTTCGGCGACCGGCACACCTACGCCAAAATCACGGGCCACGGCAAGTTCGACACCCACAACGCCGACGGCGACACGCTGTATGGCGTGGACGTGTTCGTGGACCCCGAGTACCGCAGCCTGCGTCTGGGTCGCCGCCTCTACGATGCCCGCAAGGAGCTATGCGAAAACCTGAACCTGCGCGCCATGGTGGCTGGCGGCCGCATTCCCGGCTACAACCAGTATGCCGAGGAAATGACGCCCGCCAAATACGTGGAAATGGTGCGCAACAAGGAACTCACCGACCCCATCCTCACCTTCCAGCTTTCCAACGACTTCTACGTCCGCAAAATCATCCGCGGGTACCTGCCCTACGACTCCGAAAGTAAGGCCTACGCCACGCTGCTGGAGTGGATCAACGTGTACTACGACGAGGAATTCGACAAGCTGATCGGCAACCAGAAGTCGAACGTCCGCATCGGCATTGTGCAGTGGCAGATGCGCGCCACGAAGAACCTGGAGGACTTTTTCCAGCAGATTGAGTTCTTCGTGGACACCGTCTCGGGCTACAAGGCCGACTGCGTGCTGTTCCCCGAGTTCTTCAACGCGCCCATGATGGCCCTCACCAACGAGGAGTCGCCATCGGTGGCTATCCGCTCGATGGCGGCCTTCACCGAGCCCATCAAAACCAAAATGATGGAGCTGGCCGTTAGCTACAACATCAACGTCATTGCCGGCTCGATGCCGCTCTACGAAGACGGCAAGCTCTACAACGTATCGTACCTCTGCCGCCGCGACGGCACCGTAGACGAGCAGTACAAGCTGCACGTGACGCCCGACGAGGCCAGCTACTGGGGCATGCGCGGCGGCGACAAGCTGCGCTGCTTCGACACCGATTTCGGCAAAATCGGCATCCTGATCTGCTACGACGTGGAGTTCCCCGAGCTGAGCCGCATGCTGTCGGATGAGGGCATGAAAATCCTGTTCGTGCCCTTCTGGACCGACACCAAGAACGCCTACCAGCGCGTGCGCCTGTGCGCCCAGGCCCGGGCCATCGAAAACGAGTGCTACGTGGCCATTACCGGCTCGGTGGGCAACCTGCCGCGCGTCGAGAACATGGACATCCAGTACTCGCAGTCGGCCGTGTTCAGCCCCTCTGACTTCGCATTCCCCCACGACGCCATTGTGGCCGAGGCCACGCCGAACACGGAAATGACCCTCATTGCCGACCTCGACCTCGACCTGCTGAAGGACCTGAACACCAGCGGCGCGGTGCGCAACCTCCGCGACCGGCGCAAGGATCTGTACTCACTGAGCTGGTCGAAGAAAACCGAGCGCGACGACGAGCTGCTGGCCCAGGGCGAGGAGCGCGCCCCCAAAACCGCCAGCAAGCGCAAGGCCGTATCGGCGGGGTAA
- a CDS encoding energy transducer TonB, producing MNYCLPIALLLSVSAAAQSQPSQTVRNKFEQGTFRNNTPVGEWKYLDNQGQTELQINYDSGNVQYVRPDSSMHLLRVGESWQVLQPARAPRLLGSSYKYFATTAKSLRYPVFALRMHTQGSVQLSFVVSVQLSFVVTHTGEVAEVQVEQNPGRELTEEVLRVLSQHTDAWLPALHDGKAHDARLSVVVHFVMQGTNPNVVRRNFDLDDMGTTTVTYLAADALRMQPGRFAEFTVTHTP from the coding sequence ATGAATTACTGCTTACCGATTGCTTTGCTGCTGAGCGTTAGTGCCGCCGCACAATCGCAGCCATCCCAAACTGTACGCAATAAGTTTGAGCAAGGCACTTTCCGCAACAACACTCCGGTAGGAGAATGGAAATACCTCGACAACCAGGGCCAGACGGAGCTGCAGATCAACTACGATTCCGGAAATGTGCAGTACGTCCGCCCCGATTCGTCGATGCACCTGTTGCGCGTGGGAGAAAGCTGGCAGGTGCTACAGCCTGCGCGAGCCCCAAGGTTGTTGGGCAGCAGCTACAAGTATTTCGCCACAACGGCAAAGAGCCTCCGATACCCGGTTTTCGCATTGCGCATGCATACACAAGGGTCCGTCCAACTGTCGTTTGTGGTATCCGTCCAACTGTCGTTTGTGGTAACTCACACAGGCGAAGTTGCGGAGGTGCAGGTAGAGCAAAATCCGGGTCGGGAGCTGACGGAAGAGGTATTGCGGGTACTGAGCCAACACACTGATGCCTGGTTGCCGGCGCTGCACGATGGCAAAGCCCACGATGCGCGCCTGTCGGTGGTGGTCCATTTCGTCATGCAAGGCACTAACCCCAACGTCGTCAGACGGAACTTCGACCTAGACGACATGGGCACAACCACTGTCACGTACCTGGCTGCCGATGCTCTGCGTATGCAGCCTGGCCGGTTTGCCGAGTTTACCGTGACGCACACACCATAG
- a CDS encoding SDR family oxidoreductase, with protein sequence MKRVLITGANRGLGLELTRQALERGDLVFATCRRPESATDLHALAGHYPDRLTLVALDVTDEASIRAAHAAVKAATGSLDLLINNAGVYPGAGPEDPENQRLGQFTAEVALQVLRVNAVGPLLVAQAFLDLLRAGTKPRILSLSSGQGSITWKAAGDPYHYSASKATLNMYMRALAAEIGQYGVLSMLVDPGWVRTGMGGTAAAQDPAVAAKGILRLAEQLHDEENGSFVTWKNEFVPW encoded by the coding sequence ATGAAACGCGTCCTCATTACTGGGGCCAACCGCGGCCTGGGCCTGGAGCTCACCCGGCAGGCACTGGAGCGCGGCGACCTGGTATTTGCTACCTGCCGCCGGCCCGAATCCGCTACCGACCTTCACGCGCTGGCCGGGCATTACCCCGACCGCCTGACGCTCGTCGCCCTCGACGTTACCGACGAAGCCAGCATCCGGGCCGCCCACGCGGCCGTCAAAGCGGCTACCGGCAGCCTCGACCTGCTCATCAACAACGCCGGCGTGTATCCGGGCGCGGGGCCCGAAGACCCGGAAAACCAGCGCCTGGGACAGTTCACGGCCGAGGTGGCGCTGCAGGTGCTGCGCGTGAATGCCGTGGGGCCGCTACTGGTGGCGCAGGCGTTTCTGGATTTGCTGCGCGCTGGCACCAAGCCGCGTATCCTCAGCCTGTCGTCGGGGCAGGGCTCGATTACCTGGAAAGCCGCCGGCGACCCGTACCACTACAGCGCCAGCAAGGCCACCCTGAACATGTACATGCGGGCCCTTGCCGCTGAAATCGGGCAGTACGGCGTACTGTCGATGCTGGTGGACCCGGGCTGGGTGCGCACCGGCATGGGTGGCACCGCTGCGGCCCAGGATCCGGCCGTGGCGGCCAAAGGCATCCTGCGCCTCGCCGAGCAGCTGCACGACGAGGAAAACGGCAGCTTCGTGACCTGGAAAAACGAGTTCGTGCCCTGGTAA
- a CDS encoding DUF4394 domain-containing protein, with protein sequence MRQKATSRTSSWRSAFLGLATLGLSAGAAQAQTAYGITADLLGDYRLVTFQLTAPGTFTATVPITGITTGQRVVGIDTRPNTGQLFALGYNAGATTNNAQLYTLATTGVLTPVGSPVTLALGTDFTRIGFDFNPTVDRIRVTAGNRANFRLNPVTGGIAATDGNLTYATADPNAAQTPGVGSSAYTNSYIGSTSTTLYNLDEAFSRLVTQIPPNDGTLNTVGPLGVSTNSNLQIADLDIYSNPTNGQNVAYMSLSTASPTFTVSNQLYTINLASGAATAVGTLGSATNVTFIDLAVGINRPASLPAITGQLVYGLGGTNLLTFDSANPSLIRTSVGITGVDAAQTLVGMDVRPATNSLYALGYNATAQTATVYTINAATGAARAINATPVALALGTGSIGFDFNPTVDRIRVVGANRANFRLNPNDGTVAATDGQLTYAVGDANAANTPSIGAVAYTNSVAGATTTQLFDYDEARNVLALQNPPNDGTLNTIGATGLTATVARDVDMDIYSVGANNTAYLVANAAANGNSTFYSINTATGATTALAIIGNGSAIRDIAVAGAAGVTGVRRAELATNLALYPNPVRGQASISFGLPRAARVTMTVTDALGRTVDTVDAGLRNAGPQVVKWDSKGRAAGTYFLNLRFDNQPAGTRQAVVTE encoded by the coding sequence ATGCGTCAAAAAGCTACTTCGCGCACTTCTTCCTGGCGTTCCGCCTTTCTGGGTTTAGCCACGCTCGGCCTTTCTGCCGGCGCCGCCCAGGCCCAAACGGCGTATGGTATAACCGCAGACCTGTTAGGGGATTATCGGCTGGTTACTTTTCAGCTGACGGCCCCCGGCACTTTCACCGCTACGGTACCGATTACTGGTATAACGACCGGCCAGCGGGTGGTGGGCATCGACACGCGCCCGAACACCGGCCAGCTGTTTGCGCTGGGATACAACGCCGGAGCCACCACCAACAACGCGCAACTCTACACGCTGGCCACCACTGGTGTGCTTACGCCCGTAGGCAGCCCCGTGACGCTGGCGTTGGGCACTGATTTCACGCGTATTGGCTTCGACTTCAACCCTACTGTGGACCGGATCCGGGTGACGGCCGGCAACCGCGCCAACTTCCGCCTCAACCCCGTCACGGGCGGAATTGCTGCTACTGATGGCAACCTGACCTACGCCACTGCCGACCCTAACGCAGCCCAGACGCCCGGCGTCGGCTCGTCGGCCTACACCAACTCCTACATCGGCAGCACCTCGACCACGCTCTACAACCTCGACGAAGCCTTTAGCCGCCTTGTTACTCAGATTCCGCCAAACGACGGCACGCTCAACACCGTGGGGCCATTAGGAGTGAGCACCAACAGCAACCTGCAGATTGCAGACCTGGACATTTATTCCAACCCAACAAACGGGCAGAACGTTGCCTACATGTCGCTGTCTACGGCCTCGCCGACTTTCACGGTCAGCAACCAGCTGTATACCATTAACCTGGCTTCCGGCGCGGCTACGGCTGTCGGTACACTGGGCAGCGCCACCAATGTTACATTTATCGACTTGGCGGTGGGCATTAACCGCCCCGCTTCGCTGCCAGCCATTACGGGCCAGCTGGTGTACGGGCTGGGCGGCACCAATCTGCTCACCTTCGACTCGGCCAACCCCAGCCTGATCCGCACGTCGGTGGGCATTACGGGCGTAGATGCCGCCCAGACCCTGGTGGGCATGGACGTGCGGCCGGCCACCAACTCGCTGTACGCGCTGGGCTACAACGCCACGGCCCAGACGGCTACCGTGTATACCATCAATGCCGCAACGGGCGCGGCGCGGGCTATCAACGCTACGCCAGTGGCGCTGGCACTGGGCACGGGCAGCATCGGCTTCGACTTCAACCCCACCGTGGACCGCATCCGGGTGGTGGGTGCTAACCGGGCCAACTTCCGCCTCAACCCCAACGACGGCACTGTAGCCGCCACCGACGGCCAGCTCACTTACGCTGTCGGCGACGCGAATGCCGCCAACACGCCCTCCATCGGCGCGGTAGCCTACACCAACAGCGTGGCCGGTGCTACCACCACCCAGCTTTTCGACTACGACGAGGCCCGCAACGTGCTGGCTCTGCAGAACCCACCGAATGACGGCACATTGAACACAATAGGTGCCACCGGCCTCACCGCCACCGTAGCCCGCGACGTGGACATGGACATCTACAGCGTAGGTGCCAACAACACGGCTTACTTGGTAGCCAATGCCGCGGCTAACGGCAACAGCACTTTTTATAGCATCAATACCGCCACCGGCGCTACTACTGCCTTGGCCATTATTGGCAACGGCAGCGCTATCCGTGACATTGCGGTGGCGGGTGCAGCCGGCGTAACGGGTGTGCGTCGGGCCGAGCTGGCCACCAATCTGGCCCTCTACCCCAACCCGGTACGTGGCCAGGCCAGCATCAGCTTTGGGCTGCCCCGCGCCGCCCGCGTCACCATGACCGTGACGGACGCGCTGGGCCGCACCGTAGACACGGTAGACGCAGGCCTGCGGAATGCTGGCCCGCAAGTAGTGAAGTGGGACAGCAAAGGCCGCGCCGCCGGCACCTACTTCCTGAACCTACGCTTCGACAACCAGCCCGCCGGCACCCGCCAGGCTGTCGTGACGGAATAG
- a CDS encoding RDD family protein: MSTIRVQTAQNVTLEYEVASVGERIVAALIDGLILVAWVVLWLLLFDLLGSNKVLAAILIIVAGVPAVFYHLLCELFFNGQSLGKKARHIKVIRLDGTRPGFGDYLLRWILRIVDTGIMSGLIAVVVILANGRGQRLGDLAAGTSVVSTRPRQQGGPLAPAFTDTDYMVVFPQAAALQDHDVATIRQLLYKGLEHENYELLNEVANKVKALTGIQTQLPDEAFLRTILRDHAHLAAAQA, from the coding sequence ATGAGTACCATCCGCGTCCAGACGGCCCAGAACGTCACCCTCGAATACGAAGTCGCCAGCGTGGGCGAGCGAATTGTAGCCGCCCTCATCGACGGCCTGATTCTGGTGGCCTGGGTGGTGCTCTGGCTGCTGCTGTTCGATTTGTTGGGCTCCAACAAGGTTCTGGCAGCAATACTGATTATCGTGGCAGGAGTGCCGGCTGTGTTCTACCACCTACTGTGCGAGCTGTTCTTCAACGGCCAGAGCCTGGGCAAGAAAGCTCGTCACATCAAAGTCATCCGCCTCGACGGCACCCGCCCCGGCTTCGGCGACTACCTGCTGCGCTGGATTCTGCGCATCGTGGACACCGGCATCATGAGCGGCCTGATTGCGGTGGTCGTGATTCTGGCCAACGGCCGCGGGCAGCGCCTCGGCGACCTGGCCGCCGGCACCTCGGTGGTGAGCACCCGCCCCCGGCAGCAAGGCGGCCCGCTGGCTCCCGCCTTCACCGATACCGACTACATGGTGGTGTTTCCGCAGGCCGCCGCCCTCCAGGACCACGACGTGGCCACCATCCGGCAGCTGCTCTACAAAGGGCTGGAGCACGAAAACTACGAGCTGCTCAACGAAGTCGCCAACAAAGTGAAAGCCCTCACCGGCATCCAGACCCAATTGCCCGACGAAGCCTTCCTGCGCACCATCCTGCGCGACCATGCCCACCTGGCCGCCGCGCAGGCGTAG